In the Mycolicibacterium thermoresistibile genome, one interval contains:
- a CDS encoding DUF881 domain-containing protein, producing MSAGADPDDKPPLVGNFAGYDPQAGLPTHVVGRAEKLPMPSLLRSLLSEHLDPGYAAAADERATGERPRRGRPAESVWQVLAALAIAIVFAAAAAQAKSMAPTAREDQQVLAGTVRAAEATADEVAARRDALAAEVDGKRRTRLEGDTRGRELLDELDVADFAAAATPVRGPGLTVTVTDPGATRDLSDLSKERVPGSRQVILDRDLQLVVNSLWISGAEAIAIDEVRIGPNVTIRQAGGGILVDNRPISSPYVIRAVGPPRGMQDQFDRSTALQRLRLLESAYGVGVNVSVEDDLTVPAATAREVNFATELGR from the coding sequence ATGAGCGCCGGCGCCGATCCGGACGACAAGCCGCCGCTGGTCGGCAACTTCGCCGGGTACGACCCGCAGGCCGGCCTGCCCACCCACGTCGTCGGCCGCGCCGAGAAACTGCCGATGCCGTCGCTGCTGCGGTCGTTGCTGTCCGAGCATCTGGACCCCGGCTACGCGGCCGCCGCGGATGAACGCGCCACCGGCGAGCGGCCGCGGCGGGGCCGGCCGGCGGAATCGGTGTGGCAGGTGCTGGCGGCCCTGGCCATCGCGATCGTGTTCGCCGCGGCCGCCGCGCAGGCGAAGTCGATGGCTCCCACGGCGCGCGAGGATCAACAGGTGCTGGCCGGCACGGTGCGAGCGGCCGAGGCCACCGCCGACGAGGTCGCCGCCCGCCGGGATGCGCTGGCCGCCGAGGTCGACGGGAAGCGGCGGACCCGGCTGGAGGGCGACACCCGTGGCCGCGAACTCCTCGACGAACTCGACGTGGCCGACTTCGCGGCGGCCGCGACCCCGGTGCGCGGCCCCGGGCTGACCGTGACCGTCACCGATCCGGGCGCCACCCGGGACCTGAGCGACCTGTCGAAGGAACGGGTGCCCGGCAGCCGGCAGGTGATCCTGGACCGCGATCTGCAGCTGGTGGTCAACTCGCTGTGGATCAGCGGCGCCGAGGCGATCGCGATCGACGAGGTGCGGATCGGTCCGAACGTGACGATCCGGCAGGCCGGCGGCGGCATCCTGGTCGACAACCGGCCGATCAGCAGCCCGTACGTCATCCGCGCCGTCGGACCGCCCCGCGGCATGCAGGACCAGTTCGACCGCAGCACCGCACTGCAGCGGTTGCGGCTGCTGGAATCCGCCTACGGGGTCGGGGTCAACGTCAGCGTCGAGGACGACCTGACGGTGCCGGCCGCCACGGCGCGGGAGGTGAACTTCGCCACCGAGCTGGGGCGGTGA
- a CDS encoding carboxylesterase/lipase family protein, with product MPSTTPPDDRTPDDAPTRPAPAHSAVGSPVVDTVHGPVRGRDDGVVKVWRGIRYAAAPVGGLRWRAPEPPQPWREPMDAIRVGPACPQPADPRIPLDLGAAIGEDCLNLNVWASSDTEPGDRKPVLVWVHGGAYVIGAASQPLYHGRELVRRGDVVLVTLNYRLGAFGFLELTALSSGRRRFDTNVGLRDVLFALAWVRDNIAAFGGDPDRVTLFGESAGGGIVTTLLGSPAAAGLFHRAIAQSSPATSCYGTERAIDVAEQFLGHLGLSPRDVDRLPDVPVAAIVEVSKHVFDDVPARRPGTLAFAPIVDGDIVPDYPVALARAGRTLPVPLVIGTNKDEASLFRWMKSPLLPITPDAIKKMFADIAAEQPGLRLPTETQISAAYRRQRGKRLGVGVASDIGFRMPSVWFAEGHTAVAPTYLYRFDWSTPTLRLLRLGAAHATELPYVFGNLDTPKDPTFTLGGRRTGRQVSQRIRTRWINFAVHGRPDGPPGEPRWHAYDRAERPCLLIDRRDRVVRDVDEPIRLTWGSEVLSFR from the coding sequence ATGCCGTCCACGACACCGCCCGACGACCGGACGCCCGATGACGCCCCCACCCGGCCGGCGCCCGCCCACAGCGCCGTCGGATCGCCGGTGGTCGACACCGTCCACGGCCCGGTCCGCGGCCGCGACGACGGGGTGGTCAAGGTGTGGCGGGGAATCCGCTACGCCGCCGCACCGGTCGGCGGGTTGCGGTGGCGCGCCCCAGAACCGCCGCAACCCTGGCGCGAACCGATGGACGCCATCCGGGTGGGGCCGGCCTGTCCGCAACCGGCCGACCCCCGCATCCCGCTGGACCTCGGCGCCGCGATCGGGGAGGACTGCCTGAACCTCAACGTGTGGGCGTCCTCGGACACCGAACCGGGGGACCGCAAACCGGTGCTGGTGTGGGTGCACGGCGGCGCCTACGTCATCGGCGCCGCGAGTCAGCCCCTCTACCACGGCCGGGAGCTGGTCCGGCGCGGCGACGTCGTGCTGGTCACCCTCAACTACCGGCTCGGCGCATTCGGTTTCCTGGAACTCACCGCGCTGAGCAGCGGCCGGCGCCGCTTCGACACCAACGTCGGCCTGCGCGATGTGCTGTTCGCGCTGGCCTGGGTGCGTGACAACATCGCCGCGTTCGGGGGCGACCCGGATCGCGTCACGCTGTTCGGCGAGTCCGCCGGCGGTGGGATCGTGACCACGCTGCTGGGCAGTCCGGCCGCGGCCGGACTGTTCCACCGTGCGATCGCCCAGAGCTCCCCGGCCACGTCCTGCTACGGAACCGAGCGCGCGATCGACGTGGCCGAACAGTTCCTCGGCCACCTCGGTCTGTCCCCCCGCGACGTCGACCGGTTGCCCGACGTCCCGGTGGCCGCGATCGTCGAGGTGTCCAAGCACGTGTTCGACGACGTCCCGGCCCGCCGGCCGGGAACCCTGGCGTTCGCCCCGATCGTCGACGGCGACATCGTGCCGGACTATCCGGTGGCGCTGGCCCGGGCGGGACGGACGCTGCCGGTGCCGCTGGTCATCGGCACCAACAAGGATGAGGCGTCGCTGTTCAGGTGGATGAAATCGCCGTTGCTGCCGATCACCCCGGACGCCATCAAGAAGATGTTCGCCGACATCGCCGCCGAACAACCCGGGCTGCGGCTGCCCACCGAAACCCAGATCAGCGCCGCCTACCGGCGGCAGCGGGGCAAACGCCTCGGCGTCGGGGTGGCCAGCGACATCGGGTTCCGGATGCCGTCGGTGTGGTTCGCCGAAGGCCACACCGCGGTGGCCCCCACCTACCTGTACCGGTTCGACTGGTCGACGCCGACGCTTCGGCTATTACGTCTCGGCGCCGCGCACGCGACCGAACTGCCGTACGTGTTCGGTAACCTCGACACACCGAAGGATCCGACGTTCACCCTGGGCGGTCGCCGCACCGGCCGTCAGGTGTCCCAACGGATCCGCACCCGCTGGATCAACTTCGCCGTCCACGGGCGACCCGACGGTCCGCCCGGGGAGCCGCGCTGGCACGCCTACGACCGCGCCGAACGCCCGTGTCTGCTCATCGACCGGCGTGACCGGGTCGTCCGCGACGTCGACGAGCCGATCCGGCTGACCTGGGGCAGCGAGGTACTCAGCTTCCGCTGA
- a CDS encoding Rv1815 family serine proteinase, giving the protein MRLLGMVLAPLAALTLASAPAHSSPGVVVHPGMEIHQDTNSCTLGFIDAVRRIAYTAGHCRGSGTVTDRAGRFIGTQLMFRDNTPNGSTVATDHQIADWQTIQLAGDVVMNNVLPTGRVLVEDPTVVPQPGQPVCHFGVVTGESCGRIAAVNNGWFTMGDGVVSQKGDSGGPVYTVNEAGQAVIIGMFNSTWGQFPAAVSWQSTTAQINDEIIKATAGTPAAAA; this is encoded by the coding sequence ATGCGTCTTCTCGGGATGGTCCTCGCACCGCTGGCCGCGCTCACCCTCGCCTCGGCGCCCGCCCACAGCAGCCCGGGTGTGGTGGTGCATCCCGGCATGGAGATCCACCAGGACACCAACTCCTGCACCCTGGGCTTCATCGACGCGGTGCGCCGGATCGCCTACACCGCGGGGCACTGCCGCGGCAGCGGCACGGTGACCGACCGCGCCGGCCGGTTCATCGGCACCCAACTGATGTTCCGCGACAACACCCCGAACGGCTCCACCGTCGCCACCGATCACCAGATCGCCGACTGGCAGACCATTCAGCTCGCCGGTGACGTCGTGATGAACAACGTGCTGCCCACCGGGCGGGTGCTGGTCGAGGATCCGACCGTGGTGCCCCAGCCCGGTCAGCCGGTCTGCCACTTCGGCGTCGTCACCGGGGAGAGCTGCGGCAGGATCGCGGCGGTCAACAACGGCTGGTTCACCATGGGCGACGGCGTCGTCAGCCAGAAGGGCGACTCGGGCGGCCCGGTCTACACCGTCAACGAGGCCGGTCAGGCGGTGATCATCGGCATGTTCAACAGCACCTGGGGTCAGTTCCCGGCCGCGGTGTCCTGGCAGTCGACCACCGCGCAGATCAACGACGAGATCATCAAGGCGACCGCCGGGACCCCGGCCGCGGCGGCCTGA
- a CDS encoding FAD-binding protein: MSTEIPHTVNAADVTEWSDEFDVVVVGFGIAGGCAAVSAAEAGARVLVLERAAVAGGTTAMAGGHFYLGGGTPVQQATGHPDTPDEMYKYLVAVSREPEHDKIRAYCDGSVEHFTWLENLGFEFERSFYPEKAVINPGTEGLMYTGNEEVWPFNELAVPAPRGHKVPVPGDTEGAKMVIDLLVKRAGDLGVQIRYETGATNLVVDGDRVVGVAWKRFSDTGHIRAGAVIIAAGGFVMNPEMVATYTPELAEKPFVLGNTYDDGLGIRLGQSVGGATKHMDQSFITAAIYPPATLLTGIVVNKLGRRFVAEDSYHARTSGFVMDQPDRVAYLIVDEAHMEPPRYPLTPLIDGWETVEEMEAALGIPEGNLVATLNRYNEFAAKGEDPDFHKSPKYLAPQDKGPWGAFDLSLGKAMYAGFTMGGLSTTIDGQVRRADDSVIDGLYAAGACASNIAQDCKGYSTGTQLGEGSFFGRRAGAHAARRR; the protein is encoded by the coding sequence GTGAGCACTGAGATTCCGCACACCGTCAACGCCGCGGACGTGACGGAGTGGTCGGACGAGTTCGATGTCGTGGTCGTCGGTTTCGGCATCGCCGGCGGCTGCGCCGCGGTCAGTGCGGCCGAAGCCGGGGCCAGGGTCCTGGTGCTCGAACGCGCCGCGGTGGCCGGCGGCACCACCGCGATGGCGGGCGGCCACTTCTACCTCGGCGGGGGCACCCCGGTGCAGCAGGCCACCGGTCATCCGGACACCCCCGACGAGATGTACAAGTACCTCGTCGCGGTGTCCCGGGAACCCGAACACGACAAGATCCGCGCCTACTGTGACGGCAGTGTCGAGCACTTCACCTGGCTGGAGAATCTCGGCTTCGAATTCGAACGCAGCTTCTACCCGGAGAAGGCCGTCATCAACCCGGGCACCGAAGGGCTGATGTACACCGGCAACGAAGAGGTGTGGCCGTTCAACGAACTGGCCGTCCCGGCGCCGCGCGGGCACAAGGTGCCGGTGCCCGGCGACACCGAGGGCGCCAAGATGGTCATCGACCTGCTGGTGAAACGGGCCGGCGACCTCGGCGTGCAGATCCGCTACGAGACCGGCGCCACCAACCTCGTCGTCGACGGCGACCGGGTGGTGGGGGTGGCCTGGAAACGGTTCTCCGACACCGGCCACATCAGGGCCGGCGCGGTGATCATCGCGGCCGGCGGCTTCGTCATGAACCCCGAGATGGTCGCCACCTACACCCCCGAGCTGGCCGAGAAGCCGTTCGTCCTGGGCAACACCTACGACGACGGGCTCGGCATCCGGTTGGGCCAATCCGTCGGCGGCGCCACCAAACACATGGACCAGTCGTTCATCACCGCGGCGATCTACCCGCCGGCCACCCTGCTGACCGGGATCGTCGTCAACAAGCTGGGCCGGCGGTTCGTCGCCGAGGACTCCTACCACGCCCGCACCTCGGGCTTCGTGATGGACCAGCCGGACCGGGTGGCGTACCTGATCGTCGACGAGGCTCACATGGAGCCGCCGCGCTATCCGCTCACCCCGCTGATCGACGGCTGGGAGACCGTCGAGGAGATGGAGGCCGCACTCGGTATCCCGGAGGGCAACCTGGTGGCGACGCTGAACCGGTACAACGAGTTCGCCGCCAAGGGTGAGGACCCCGACTTCCACAAATCGCCGAAATACCTTGCCCCGCAGGACAAGGGCCCGTGGGGAGCGTTCGACCTCTCACTCGGCAAGGCGATGTACGCCGGGTTCACCATGGGCGGGCTGTCCACCACGATCGACGGGCAGGTTCGGCGCGCGGACGACAGCGTGATCGACGGGCTGTACGCCGCGGGCGCGTGCGCGTCGAACATCGCCCAGGACTGCAAGGGCTACTCCACCGGTACCCAGCTCGGCGAGGGGTCGTTCTTCGGCCGGCGCGCGGGCGCCCACGCCGCCCGCCGCCGCTGA
- a CDS encoding sterol desaturase family protein → MRDPVLFAIPFFLLLLALEWTAARRLAHVEAGEGWEEGDRRPPPGAFHTPDARASISMGLVSIATMGAWKFLALLGYVAIYAYLAPWHLPADRWYTWVIALVGVDLLFYVYHRMAHRVQVVWATHQAHHSSEYFNLATALRQKWNNSGEVLLWIPLPLLGVPPWLVFFSFSISLIYQFWIHTERIGKLPAPIEFVFNTPSHHRVHHGMDPEYLDKNYGGILIIWDRLFGTFCEEKFRPRYGLTKPVDTYNIWRLQTHEYLAIARDVAKARNWRERLGYIFGPPGWQPAPAGAPTPAPARD, encoded by the coding sequence ATGCGCGATCCGGTGCTGTTCGCCATTCCGTTCTTCCTGCTGCTGTTGGCCCTGGAGTGGACAGCGGCACGCCGGCTCGCCCACGTCGAGGCCGGCGAGGGATGGGAGGAGGGTGATCGGCGTCCGCCGCCGGGCGCGTTCCACACCCCCGACGCACGCGCCAGCATCTCGATGGGGCTGGTGTCGATCGCCACGATGGGGGCGTGGAAGTTTTTGGCGCTGCTCGGATACGTGGCCATCTACGCGTATCTGGCCCCGTGGCACCTGCCCGCCGACCGGTGGTACACGTGGGTGATCGCGCTGGTCGGGGTGGATCTGCTGTTCTACGTCTATCACCGGATGGCGCACCGGGTGCAGGTGGTGTGGGCCACCCACCAGGCGCACCACTCCAGCGAGTACTTCAACCTCGCGACCGCGCTGCGGCAGAAGTGGAACAACAGCGGTGAAGTGCTGCTGTGGATTCCGCTGCCGCTGCTGGGTGTGCCGCCGTGGCTGGTCTTCTTCAGCTTCTCGATCAGCCTGATCTACCAGTTCTGGATCCACACCGAACGGATCGGCAAGCTGCCGGCGCCGATCGAGTTCGTGTTCAACACCCCGTCGCACCACCGGGTGCACCACGGGATGGACCCGGAGTACCTGGACAAGAACTACGGCGGCATCCTCATCATCTGGGACCGGCTGTTCGGCACCTTCTGCGAGGAGAAGTTCCGCCCTCGCTACGGGTTGACCAAACCGGTCGACACCTACAACATCTGGCGCCTGCAGACTCACGAGTACCTGGCCATCGCCCGGGATGTGGCGAAAGCCCGCAACTGGCGCGAGCGGTTGGGCTACATCTTCGGTCCACCCGGATGGCAGCCCGCCCCGGCGGGCGCACCCACGCCCGCTCCGGCCCGCGACTGA
- a CDS encoding CDP-alcohol phosphatidyltransferase family protein — MTGVVGEHNRVLTVPNMLSVARLALVPVFLYLLLVAPASGAAYGWAVVVLMVSGVSDWADGKIARLVDNQSSRLGELLDPLVDRIYMVTVPIAFGIAGLLPWWIVAVLVGRDAVLATTLPALRSRGLTALPVTYIGKAATFGLMSAFPLILLGHWDALWSRIALYCGWGFLIWALVMYLWSGVLYLIQVGLVVRRLPRVRR, encoded by the coding sequence ATGACCGGCGTTGTGGGGGAGCACAACCGGGTGCTGACCGTGCCCAACATGTTGTCCGTCGCACGGTTGGCCCTCGTCCCGGTCTTCCTGTACCTGCTGCTGGTCGCGCCGGCGTCGGGGGCCGCGTACGGCTGGGCGGTCGTGGTACTGATGGTCAGCGGCGTGTCGGACTGGGCCGACGGCAAGATCGCCCGGCTGGTCGACAACCAGTCATCCCGCCTCGGCGAGCTGCTCGACCCGCTGGTCGACCGGATCTACATGGTGACGGTGCCGATCGCGTTCGGCATCGCCGGCCTCCTGCCGTGGTGGATCGTGGCCGTGCTGGTCGGCCGGGACGCCGTGCTGGCCACCACGCTGCCGGCGTTACGCAGCCGGGGGCTGACCGCGCTGCCGGTCACCTACATCGGCAAGGCCGCCACCTTCGGGCTGATGTCGGCGTTCCCGCTGATTCTGTTGGGGCACTGGGATGCGCTGTGGAGCCGTATCGCCCTGTACTGCGGGTGGGGCTTCCTGATCTGGGCGTTGGTGATGTACCTGTGGTCCGGCGTGCTCTACCTCATCCAGGTGGGGCTGGTGGTGCGCAGGCTGCCGAGGGTGCGGCGATGA
- a CDS encoding small basic family protein, with protein sequence MIGIAALVVGIVLGLVFQPDVPVLVQPYLPIAVVAALDAVFGGLRAYLEGIFDSKVFVVSFVFNVLVAALIVYLGDQLGVGTQLSTAIIVVLGIRIFGNAAALRRRLFGA encoded by the coding sequence ATGATCGGAATCGCCGCACTCGTCGTCGGCATCGTGCTGGGCCTGGTGTTTCAACCCGACGTGCCCGTGTTGGTGCAGCCCTATCTGCCCATCGCGGTGGTCGCCGCGCTGGATGCGGTATTCGGCGGCCTGCGCGCCTATCTGGAGGGCATCTTCGACTCCAAGGTGTTCGTGGTGTCGTTCGTGTTCAACGTCCTGGTCGCCGCGCTGATCGTGTATCTCGGCGATCAACTCGGCGTCGGCACGCAGCTGTCCACCGCGATCATCGTCGTCCTCGGCATCCGCATCTTCGGCAACGCAGCCGCCCTGCGGCGCAGATTGTTCGGTGCGTGA
- the secA2 gene encoding accessory Sec system translocase SecA2, which translates to MAKTKTRTPGRVSNRFWKLLGASTDRELNRSMGQVRASEKFDEKAAALDADQLKKAVELLELEDLANAADIPQFLAIARVAAERTSKMRPFDVQLLAALRMLAGDVVEMATGEGKTLAGAIAAAGYAIAGRSVHVITINDYLARRDAEWMGSLLEAMGLTVGWITADSTADERRAAYQCDITYASVNEIGFDVLRDQLVTDVADLVSPNPDVALIDEADSVLVDEALVPLVLAGTSHREQPRLEIVRLVGELTPGVDYDTDADNRNVHLTEAGAQKMEAALGGIDLYSEEHVATTLTEINVALHAHVLLQRDVHYIVRDGAVHLINSSRGRIAQLQRWPDGLQAAVEAKEGIETTETGEVLDTITVQALINRYPTVCGMTGTALAAGEQLRQFYKLGVSPIPPNKPNIRVDEEDRVYINTEAKNAAIVEHVAKVHATGQPVLVGTHDVAESEELHKKLVKAGVPAVVLNAKNDAEEAAVIAEAGKLGAVTVSTQMAGRGTDIRLGGSDAGDDSAAKKEVAELGGLHVVGTGRHHTARLDNQLRGRAGRQGDPGSSVFFASWDDPVVASHLEDNKLPLDTDEDGRIVHPKATSLLDHAQRIAEGRLLDVHANTWRYNQLIAQQRAIIVERRNTLLRTPTAREELAERSPERYAELTEELGPGAEEKLEKICRLIMLYHLDRGWADHLAFLADIRESIHLRALGRQNPLDEFHRMAVDAFASLAADAIEAAQQTFETAESIEDEPGVDLSKLARPTSTWTYMVHDNPLEDETTSALSLPGVFR; encoded by the coding sequence GTGGCGAAAACCAAGACCCGTACCCCAGGTCGTGTCAGTAACCGGTTCTGGAAGCTGCTCGGCGCCAGCACCGACCGGGAACTCAACCGGTCCATGGGCCAGGTGCGAGCCTCCGAGAAGTTCGACGAGAAGGCCGCCGCGCTGGACGCCGACCAGCTGAAGAAGGCCGTCGAACTCCTGGAGCTGGAGGATCTGGCCAACGCGGCCGACATCCCGCAGTTCCTGGCGATCGCCCGGGTGGCCGCCGAACGGACCAGCAAGATGCGGCCGTTCGACGTCCAGCTGCTGGCCGCGCTGCGGATGCTGGCCGGCGACGTGGTCGAGATGGCCACCGGTGAGGGCAAGACGCTGGCCGGAGCGATCGCCGCCGCCGGCTACGCGATCGCCGGTCGCAGCGTGCACGTCATCACCATCAACGACTACCTGGCGCGCCGCGACGCCGAGTGGATGGGTTCGCTGCTGGAGGCGATGGGCCTGACCGTCGGGTGGATCACCGCCGACTCCACCGCCGATGAACGCCGCGCCGCCTACCAGTGCGACATCACCTACGCGTCGGTCAACGAGATCGGCTTCGACGTGCTGCGCGATCAGCTGGTCACCGACGTCGCGGATCTGGTGTCGCCGAACCCCGACGTGGCGCTCATCGACGAGGCCGACTCGGTGCTGGTGGACGAGGCACTGGTGCCGCTGGTGCTGGCCGGGACCAGCCACCGGGAACAACCCCGGCTGGAGATCGTCCGGCTGGTCGGGGAGCTCACGCCCGGCGTCGACTACGACACCGACGCCGACAACCGCAACGTGCACCTCACCGAGGCCGGCGCCCAGAAGATGGAGGCCGCGCTCGGCGGCATCGACCTGTACTCCGAGGAACACGTCGCGACCACGCTGACCGAGATCAACGTCGCCCTGCACGCCCATGTGCTGCTGCAACGCGATGTGCACTACATCGTCCGGGACGGCGCGGTGCATCTGATCAACTCCTCGCGCGGCCGGATAGCCCAGCTGCAGCGCTGGCCGGACGGGCTGCAGGCCGCGGTGGAGGCCAAGGAGGGCATCGAGACCACCGAGACCGGCGAGGTGCTCGACACCATCACGGTGCAGGCGTTGATCAACCGCTATCCGACGGTGTGCGGGATGACCGGCACCGCGCTCGCCGCCGGTGAGCAGCTGCGCCAGTTCTACAAGCTGGGCGTGTCCCCGATCCCGCCGAACAAGCCCAACATCCGGGTCGACGAGGAAGACCGGGTCTACATCAACACCGAGGCCAAGAACGCCGCGATCGTCGAGCATGTCGCGAAGGTGCACGCCACCGGTCAGCCGGTGCTGGTCGGCACCCATGACGTCGCCGAATCCGAGGAGCTGCACAAGAAGCTCGTCAAGGCCGGGGTGCCCGCCGTCGTGCTCAACGCCAAGAACGACGCCGAGGAGGCCGCGGTGATCGCCGAGGCCGGCAAGCTCGGCGCGGTCACGGTGTCCACCCAGATGGCCGGGCGCGGCACCGACATCCGGCTCGGCGGATCCGACGCCGGCGACGATTCCGCCGCCAAGAAGGAGGTCGCCGAACTCGGCGGGCTGCACGTGGTCGGCACCGGCCGCCACCACACCGCGCGGCTGGACAACCAGCTGCGCGGCCGGGCCGGGCGGCAGGGGGACCCCGGCTCGTCGGTGTTCTTCGCCAGCTGGGACGACCCGGTGGTGGCGTCCCACCTCGAGGACAACAAGCTGCCGCTGGACACCGACGAGGACGGCCGGATCGTCCACCCCAAGGCCACCAGCCTGCTGGACCACGCCCAGCGGATCGCCGAGGGCCGGCTGCTGGACGTGCACGCCAACACCTGGCGCTACAACCAGCTGATCGCCCAGCAGCGCGCGATCATCGTGGAGCGGCGCAACACCCTGCTGCGCACCCCGACCGCGCGCGAGGAGCTCGCCGAACGGTCCCCCGAGCGCTACGCCGAACTCACCGAGGAACTCGGCCCGGGGGCCGAGGAGAAGCTGGAGAAGATCTGCCGGCTGATCATGCTCTACCACCTGGACCGGGGCTGGGCCGATCACCTGGCCTTCCTGGCCGACATCCGGGAGAGCATCCACCTGCGGGCGCTGGGCCGGCAGAACCCGCTCGACGAGTTCCACCGGATGGCCGTCGACGCGTTCGCCTCGCTCGCCGCCGACGCGATCGAGGCCGCCCAGCAGACCTTCGAGACCGCCGAGTCGATCGAGGACGAGCCGGGGGTGGATCTGTCCAAGCTGGCGCGGCCGACCTCGACGTGGACGTACATGGTGCACGACAACCCGCTCGAGGACGAGACCACGTCGGCGCTGAGCCTGCCCGGGGTCTTCCGCTAG
- a CDS encoding ABC transporter ATP-binding protein/permease produces MELEPFSPSIDWAGEWWESLKFIALTWTISAAGVLLICVLLGLFTVWGRQFWRITGGYFVGRDSLPVWGLFAVLLLSVVASVRLNVLLSYYSNDLYSALQSAFQGAASGDEAVRDSGVSGFWFAIWVFVVLATVHVARTMLDIYLMQRFIIRWRVWLTDRLTTDWLDNHAYYRARFIDRTIDNPDQRIQTDIDIFTTGYGTTPNVPSYGTGTVLLFGAVESVVSVVSFAAILWNLSGPLSVPLIDLTIPRALFWIAIAFVIFATVVAFWIGRPLIRLSFRNEAFNAAFRYALVRLRDAAEAVGFYRGERAEKVELDRRFNATILNYRRWVARTIGFTGWNLTMSQAINPLPIVVQAPRLFNGEIALGAVMQSASAFGEIQNGLSFFRNAYDNFASYRAAIIRLHGLVEANEAARAMGALETAASTDGSVELSDVEVRTPTGRQLIEPLNLRLERGESLVITGRSGAGKTTLLRSLAQLWPYATGTLRRPADRDTMFLSQLPYVPLGDLRTVVSYPAESGQIPDAELQRALHDVSLGHLVHRLDELQDWAKVLSPGEQQRVAFARVLLNRPQVVFLDEATSALDEGLEFQMYELLRDRLPDTILVSVSHRPTVEQHHHRHLELLGDGQWRLGEVASPTP; encoded by the coding sequence GTGGAACTGGAACCGTTCAGCCCGTCCATCGACTGGGCCGGCGAGTGGTGGGAATCGCTGAAGTTCATCGCCCTGACGTGGACGATCAGCGCGGCCGGGGTGTTGCTGATCTGTGTGCTGCTGGGCCTGTTCACGGTGTGGGGGCGGCAGTTCTGGCGGATCACCGGCGGCTACTTCGTCGGGCGGGACAGCCTGCCGGTGTGGGGCCTGTTCGCGGTGCTGCTGCTGTCGGTGGTGGCGTCGGTGCGGCTCAACGTGCTGCTCAGCTACTACAGCAACGACCTGTACTCGGCGCTGCAGTCGGCCTTCCAGGGCGCCGCGAGCGGCGACGAGGCGGTCCGAGACTCCGGGGTGAGCGGTTTCTGGTTCGCGATCTGGGTCTTCGTGGTGCTCGCCACCGTGCACGTGGCGCGCACGATGCTGGACATCTACCTGATGCAGCGGTTCATCATCCGGTGGCGGGTGTGGCTGACCGACCGCCTCACCACCGACTGGCTGGACAACCACGCCTACTACCGCGCCCGGTTCATCGACCGCACCATCGACAACCCGGACCAGCGGATCCAGACCGACATCGACATCTTCACCACCGGCTACGGCACCACCCCGAACGTCCCGTCCTACGGCACTGGGACGGTGCTGTTGTTCGGGGCGGTGGAGTCGGTGGTGTCGGTGGTGTCCTTCGCGGCGATCCTGTGGAACCTGTCCGGTCCGCTCTCCGTGCCGCTGATCGATCTGACCATCCCCCGGGCCCTGTTCTGGATCGCGATCGCCTTCGTCATCTTCGCCACCGTGGTGGCGTTCTGGATCGGCCGGCCGCTGATCCGGTTGAGTTTCCGCAACGAGGCGTTCAACGCCGCGTTCCGGTACGCCCTGGTGCGGCTGCGCGACGCCGCCGAGGCGGTCGGGTTCTACCGCGGCGAACGCGCCGAGAAGGTGGAACTGGACCGGCGGTTCAACGCCACGATCCTCAACTACCGCCGCTGGGTGGCCCGCACCATCGGTTTCACCGGGTGGAACCTGACCATGAGCCAGGCGATCAACCCGCTGCCGATCGTGGTGCAGGCGCCGCGGCTGTTCAACGGTGAGATCGCGCTCGGCGCGGTCATGCAGTCGGCCTCGGCGTTCGGGGAGATCCAGAACGGGCTGTCGTTCTTCCGCAACGCCTACGACAACTTCGCCAGCTACCGCGCGGCGATCATCCGGTTGCACGGTCTGGTCGAGGCCAACGAGGCCGCCCGCGCGATGGGCGCGTTGGAGACCGCTGCCAGCACCGACGGGTCGGTGGAGTTGTCCGATGTCGAGGTCCGCACGCCGACCGGCCGCCAACTCATCGAACCGTTGAATCTGCGGCTGGAGCGCGGCGAATCCCTGGTCATCACCGGCCGGTCCGGGGCCGGGAAGACGACGTTGCTGCGCAGCCTGGCGCAGCTGTGGCCGTATGCGACCGGGACGCTGCGCCGCCCCGCCGACCGCGACACCATGTTCCTGTCCCAGCTGCCCTATGTGCCGTTGGGCGATCTGCGCACGGTGGTGTCGTATCCGGCGGAGTCCGGACAGATTCCCGATGCCGAGCTGCAACGCGCCCTGCACGACGTGTCGCTGGGGCATCTGGTGCACCGGCTCGACGAGCTGCAGGACTGGGCCAAGGTGCTCTCGCCCGGCGAACAGCAGCGGGTGGCGTTCGCGCGGGTGCTGCTGAACCGTCCGCAGGTGGTGTTCCTGGACGAGGCCACCTCGGCGCTGGACGAGGGTCTGGAGTTCCAGATGTACGAGCTGCTGCGCGACCGGCTGCCGGACACCATCCTGGTCAGTGTCAGCCATCGGCCCACCGTCGAGCAGCATCACCACCGGCACCTGGAGTTGCTCGGCGACGGTCAGTGGCGTCTCGGCGAGGTGGCCTCACCAACCCCGTGA